CTCCAACAAGTGTTCTGCCAGTGCATGATCTTTCTGTACAAAAAGAAGATTTTGAAGCACCGTCATATTAGGGAACAGTGCATAGTCCTGGAAAACAAATCCTATCTTTCGTTTCTGTGGTGGCAAGGTATGTTTTTCATCCATCCATAGTTCATCGCCTACTTTCAAGGATCCGTGGGCCCTTTCAAGCCCTGCGATGATCCTCAAAAGTGTCGTTTTACCGCTTCCGCTCTGGCCTGCCAGTGCTATGAACTCTCCCTCTTTGATCTTAAGATCGACCGTAAGCTCCATCTCCCCTATACTGCCAAAAAGGGTTTTGTTGATATCGATCTCTATCATCAAAAGCCACCCAGTTTTTTATTTTGTTTGCGATTGAAAACATAGACACCCAAAAGGACCAAAAAGCTTAGGATCACCATGATCGCACTGTAGATGTGTGCTGCTTTGTAATCCATGATCTCCACCATCTCATAGATCGCCACCGATGCCACTTTGGTTTCTCCGGGGATACTTCCTCCCACCATCAATACAACACCAAACTCACCTACCGTGTGTGCAAAGGTCACAATGATCGCTGTCATCAGTGCCGGTTTTATATTGGGAAGTGCCACTTTGAGTATCGTCATCCATGTTCCCTGACCGCAGATATACGAGGCATCCAGCATATTTTTATTCAAACTTTCAAAACCGCTCTGCATCGGCTGTACCATAAAAGGAAGGCTGTAAAAACAACTGGCGATCACTAGTCCCGTGAAATTGAAAACCAACTTGACGCCGAATGTCTCTTCAAAAAATGCACCGACAGGAGAGTTATGAGAAAGTGCCCAGAGGATATAAAATCCCAGGACCGACGGGGGCAATACGATCGGTAATGCCGTGACCGCTTCAAGAAACGGTTTGATCTTTGATCTTGTTTGGGATAAATACCATGCCAAAGGTAAAGCGATCACAAACAGGATCAAAGTGGTCAACCCGGCGAGTTTAAAAGAGATCAGAAACGGTTCCAGTTCAATACCCATAAATACTTCGCTCATGCAAGTACCTTTGAAACTGATAGTACGGTAGATTTTATCAGTGCAGTGACCTGATCGCCTACTTCCAGTCCGAGTCTTTCAGTTGAAGCTACAGTAATCATCGACTCTACACGGTTTTCTGAAATATCCAAAAGAATACGTGCCAACAATTTACCTTTTTCTATCGCAACGACTTTAGCTGAGAGCTGATTGGAATAACTGAGCATACCACGCAGGTTTTTACCTATGGCAACACTGGATGCATTCACACTGAGTAGACAGTCTGAACCTATACTCACTACTTCATCCAACTCCAAACTTACCATCGTGAGGGTTTGCTCCCCCAAAGCGAATGTCACGATGTTTACCCCATCGTGACATTGAATCGATTGTACTGTGGCTACAAGATCACTCATGGTACCAAATATCCATAGTTTTGTAAAATCTCTTTTGCCTTGGCACTCAACATAAATATATAGAATGCTGCCACTTCACTGTTCTTTTCTCCGTTACTTAGCACAACCATCCCCTGATTGATAGGTGTATAGAGTTCCGGGTCCACATCTGCCCAATTCACTCCCTCTTTAAAATGTGCCATCTTGGGACTGTAGAGTGACGATTTTGCGATGAAGCCGATATCTGCTGCAGTTACTGCATAGGAAACCGTCTGTGAGATTGATTCCGCATAGACAAACTTCTTTTCCACTGCCTCAAACACACCACCGTTTTTCATCGCTTCTACCGCTGCTTTCCCGTAAGGTGCTGTTTTAGGATTGGCCACAGCAATTTTTTGAATTGTAGCATCTTTTATAAGTGCTATACCTTTTTTGAAGTCCTGCTTTCTGTTACTTAAATAAGCCAATGACCCCTGTGCATACACAAGTGGTCTGGTGACAGCGATACCTTCTTTATAAAGAGCCTCAGGATATTTCATATTTGCCGCCATAAATAGCTGGTAGGGGGCGCCATTCTTGATCTGTGCAGTGAGCTTCCCGCTGCTTCCAAGTGTTACTTGAACCTTTGTCTCCGGATAAAGTACATTGAATGCTTTTTTCAGATCGTCAATCGCATAACTGACATTAGCCGCTACAGCGACTTTGATCTCACCTGCATGCAGGCTCATCATTCCAAAAAGTAAAGATAAAAGTATCTTTTTCATTGTTTTCCTTTTTTATTGTATACACATCTATTAAAACAGATAATTGATCTCAAATCTGAATTCATTGTAAGATGAGTCTGCTTTCAATGACCCATCGCCTGCAACCGTATCATCATCACCCTCCACATAGGCTAGACGTGTTTTCATATAGAATCCAGGTAAACTGTCGAACTCTTTGAGTACATCAAGTGTCAAAACATTATTGTCTGATTGTACCCCTGGCTTATAGTCATCAAAGTCCTGTACCGCATAACGCATAAACGCTTTTAATCTCGATACCACCCCAGCCTTGTCAAAGTCATAGTCTGCCCTTGCCATATATGTTTGGGTATTGGCATACCAGTTGTACTGTGCCATTGCCCTGGTAAACCCGCCTGTTGGGAATCCCCTCCAGGGCGCGATCAAATCTCCCTCATCAGCGATCTTCGTATATCCAAAACGAAGTTTCCATGCATTTTGGGCCAGATCGACCTTCGCACCAAAAAGCGCACTCTCAAGACTCTCAGGATCGTCATAGCCAAAGGTCTTTGTGTTTAGATTCGCACCTCCTATTATTCCTGCTCCATTATCAAACTGTTTCATATAACGAAGTGCCGGCGTAATTTTTAGATCATCCATAGTAAATGTATAATCTGCCTGCACCATTGCCGAAGAGACCAGGTCAGGAACGGCTGTATAGTTAAAGGTCAGTAACAAGTTCTCCATACTGCTGTTCTTGGCTTCGACTGTCACAAGCCTGTCATCGATACCAGCTGCATTTAGCTTGGACAGTGTAAGTCCTTTATGCATCGCCGAATCATCATTTTCAGTATATTTTGCATAGGGATCGCTTGGATCATCTCCATATGCCAAAAGATGATGGAACGTGGTGTGGTCCCTTAGTTTTTGTTTGGTAAGATAAGCAGCTTGCAGCTTGGTATCAGACAGTGCAAGACTGTAGAGTGCAACACCTTCAAAAGTATTCGGTATCATCTTTGTATCATTGCTTTTGGTCAAAAAGCTTTCATAGATAAGCCTTCCGAACTGTACATCAAGATGTGCATGTTTATACTCCAGGTACGCCTGAGCCAGTGAGGTCATGCCATATTTTCCCTGTGTCAGCACATCATATCTGTTTAAAACGTCTTTACCTGCCTTATAGATCGCTGCATCTTCATCATCCATATGCCAAGGGTTCTGTGTGGTATAAAGCCCGGCCGTAAAGCCAAAGCCATTGAGGTAAGCACTCTTATAGACCAGGCTCCCTCCTGTTCCCATAACATAATGTGTTTCTCCTTTGTCACCCCAAAAATAGTTGAAACGCAGCCTGCCGTAAAACTCCCCTTTGGTTAACATATCCCCTATGTTGTCTACTTGAGACGGTGTCTTTTGATAAACGACCTGCATATTGGATTTTAGTGTATGTTTTATATCTGCTGAAGCTGCACTCAATGCTAATGTAGCAAGTGATGCTGCAAAAATCGGTTTCATATATCTCCCTTATATAGTTTTGTATATAACGAACATCATAGCTATAAGTAATTTCGTAGTGCAAAGTCTAACGTTATATACCTTAAGATATAACGTATAGCGACAAAAATTCTCAATAACTTAGAAATATCGTACACACTTGGTTGGAATCCATAGACTTCACAATGGTATGTGCAATATCTGTTCTGTAGGTACATAATGATAAGCCATATCGTAACTCTTTTTTATCTTCTATCGTATATAGAGATCGCTTTACAGAACATTGTTCGATTTACTTCTAAGCTCTTGACAAAGTAACCGAAAAGTGATATTATCCGGCCATATGGGGATGACTTGGTTTCGACTGGAGTAGTCGGGGCTATGTGCATGTCGGACTGGGCAATTCCGTTACGCGGCCCACACGCGAATAAACGCAAACAATACAGATTATCGTCCAGCTTACGCAGTAGCGTAAGTCATTAACCCCGCAAACGCGGAGGACTGCTTCGCCGGTGAGTGTCATCTTAACCGGATCTTGAAGTATCACATCTGATGACTATGCTCCCTGGAAGCTATGCCAGGGTGTGAGAATTCTAGCTCGTCCTGTAAAGTTTTGAGTGTAGTACAAAACAGGATTAAAATTAACAACACTGTCTAAGCATGTAGAGTCATGGTTCTATCTATTTTAGGACAGGGGTTCAATTCCCCTCATCTCCACCAAACTACAATTTAACACAACTTCTCATAATACAATATCAAATAATACATACAACTTGTGTGCAGTAAGCATATTTCATAATCATAACCTTTGCTATTTCTTAATCTTTGTTTTATTTAGTTTTTCATAATATATTATTATATAAATCTATAAATCAAAGGAAGGGGTAATAAGATGACAAAGAGTCTTTTATCATTGGTATCGATCATGGTACTAAGTGGGCCAGCCTATGCTGGTGGGGACATGACAACGGTTATAGAACCCGTTGTCGAGATACCTGAAGTGAAGGTTAATCCTTTTTATATAGGCGTAGGTATGGGTGAAGCATATGTCAATGATGATACGACAGATGAAGAGATCTCTGCAACAACATTGATGCTGCAAGCAGGATACAAATACAATGATTATCTCGCATTTGAAGGTCGTTATACCTTTGGTCTGGGTGGATCTGATTATGATGCAGGTAACCTAACAGGTATCACTAATCCATATGACGGTGATCTTTCTACCTGGGGAGTGTATCTAAAACCAATCTATCCTATAGGAGGTATTTCACTCTATGCTCTTTTGGGGTATGGTGAGATTATGCTTGATGATCTTGCAGGTGGTGATGCCGTTGAAGATGGATTCCAGTGGGGACTTGGCGCAAGTTATTC
The sequence above is drawn from the Sulfurovum sp. TSL1 genome and encodes:
- the modA gene encoding molybdate ABC transporter substrate-binding protein, yielding MKKILLSLLFGMMSLHAGEIKVAVAANVSYAIDDLKKAFNVLYPETKVQVTLGSSGKLTAQIKNGAPYQLFMAANMKYPEALYKEGIAVTRPLVYAQGSLAYLSNRKQDFKKGIALIKDATIQKIAVANPKTAPYGKAAVEAMKNGGVFEAVEKKFVYAESISQTVSYAVTAADIGFIAKSSLYSPKMAHFKEGVNWADVDPELYTPINQGMVVLSNGEKNSEVAAFYIFMLSAKAKEILQNYGYLVP
- the modB gene encoding molybdate ABC transporter permease subunit, producing the protein MSEVFMGIELEPFLISFKLAGLTTLILFVIALPLAWYLSQTRSKIKPFLEAVTALPIVLPPSVLGFYILWALSHNSPVGAFFEETFGVKLVFNFTGLVIASCFYSLPFMVQPMQSGFESLNKNMLDASYICGQGTWMTILKVALPNIKPALMTAIIVTFAHTVGEFGVVLMVGGSIPGETKVASVAIYEMVEIMDYKAAHIYSAIMVILSFLVLLGVYVFNRKQNKKLGGF
- a CDS encoding OprD family outer membrane porin, which produces MKPIFAASLATLALSAASADIKHTLKSNMQVVYQKTPSQVDNIGDMLTKGEFYGRLRFNYFWGDKGETHYVMGTGGSLVYKSAYLNGFGFTAGLYTTQNPWHMDDEDAAIYKAGKDVLNRYDVLTQGKYGMTSLAQAYLEYKHAHLDVQFGRLIYESFLTKSNDTKMIPNTFEGVALYSLALSDTKLQAAYLTKQKLRDHTTFHHLLAYGDDPSDPYAKYTENDDSAMHKGLTLSKLNAAGIDDRLVTVEAKNSSMENLLLTFNYTAVPDLVSSAMVQADYTFTMDDLKITPALRYMKQFDNGAGIIGGANLNTKTFGYDDPESLESALFGAKVDLAQNAWKLRFGYTKIADEGDLIAPWRGFPTGGFTRAMAQYNWYANTQTYMARADYDFDKAGVVSRLKAFMRYAVQDFDDYKPGVQSDNNVLTLDVLKEFDSLPGFYMKTRLAYVEGDDDTVAGDGSLKADSSYNEFRFEINYLF
- a CDS encoding molybdopterin-binding protein; translated protein: MSDLVATVQSIQCHDGVNIVTFALGEQTLTMVSLELDEVVSIGSDCLLSVNASSVAIGKNLRGMLSYSNQLSAKVVAIEKGKLLARILLDISENRVESMITVASTERLGLEVGDQVTALIKSTVLSVSKVLA
- a CDS encoding porin family protein, encoding MTKSLLSLVSIMVLSGPAYAGGDMTTVIEPVVEIPEVKVNPFYIGVGMGEAYVNDDTTDEEISATTLMLQAGYKYNDYLAFEGRYTFGLGGSDYDAGNLTGITNPYDGDLSTWGVYLKPIYPIGGISLYALLGYGEIMLDDLAGGDAVEDGFQWGLGASYSFTEEISVFADYVSLYDDTGFDYRAKSDDVTADTWTVGFSYNF